From Aquipuribacter nitratireducens, a single genomic window includes:
- a CDS encoding aerial mycelium formation protein, protein MSSPIEPQAGGRRRLDHVLGEGFLDDLPQLPVEELRARRAEAEQEETDLSYARRLLHGRLDLLRAEQEQRRGDGGASGTRTTEELVATLARTLADPPGPSHGLGRHNLAEPSRVGEHRRAAEAAVADPSISDPGGLDDDALAAAVARLEALADAVGTQRTAVQQAADALVQEIGRRYREGLLTVDDVLETPTSG, encoded by the coding sequence AGGGCTTCCTCGACGACCTGCCGCAGCTGCCGGTCGAGGAGCTGAGGGCCCGCCGGGCCGAGGCCGAGCAGGAGGAGACCGACCTCAGCTACGCCCGGCGCCTGCTCCACGGCCGCCTCGACCTGCTCCGTGCGGAGCAGGAGCAGCGACGGGGGGACGGGGGCGCCAGCGGGACCCGGACGACCGAGGAGCTCGTCGCGACGCTCGCGCGCACGCTCGCCGACCCGCCGGGACCCAGCCACGGCCTGGGGCGGCACAACCTCGCGGAGCCCAGCCGCGTCGGTGAGCACCGCCGCGCCGCCGAGGCCGCCGTCGCCGACCCGTCGATCAGCGACCCCGGCGGTCTCGACGACGACGCGCTCGCCGCCGCGGTCGCGCGGCTGGAGGCGCTGGCCGACGCGGTCGGCACCCAGCGGACCGCCGTCCAGCAGGCCGCCGACGCCCTCGTGCAGGAGATCGGGCGCCGCTACCGCGAGGGGCTCCTCACCGTCGACGACGTGCTCGAGACCCCGACCTCCGGCTGA
- a CDS encoding helix-turn-helix domain-containing protein produces MARTGARAAEGEEPARSTTSSVAGSVSDAVSDAVSEAVTAVGGAVGGARTRVGDLGTFLKDQRTQARMSLRQLAEAAGVSNPYLSQVERGLRRPSAEVLQQIAKGLRISAEALYVRAGLLDQVDAPGVPTAVAADPYLTERQKRALLDLYASLVAARVPTGPDDLGPTDQPEQTGDTTSPTTTTGPTTNRPRRTR; encoded by the coding sequence ATGGCACGGACGGGAGCGCGCGCGGCGGAGGGCGAGGAGCCCGCGCGCAGCACGACGTCGTCCGTCGCCGGGTCCGTCTCGGACGCCGTCTCCGACGCCGTCTCCGAGGCCGTCACGGCCGTCGGGGGCGCGGTGGGCGGCGCCCGCACCAGGGTCGGCGACCTCGGGACCTTCCTCAAGGACCAGCGCACGCAGGCACGCATGTCGCTGCGGCAGCTCGCCGAGGCGGCAGGGGTCAGCAACCCCTACCTCAGCCAGGTCGAGCGCGGGCTGCGCCGGCCGAGCGCCGAGGTGCTCCAGCAGATCGCCAAGGGTCTGCGGATCTCCGCGGAGGCGCTCTACGTGCGCGCCGGGCTGCTCGACCAGGTCGACGCCCCCGGCGTACCGACAGCCGTCGCGGCGGACCCGTACCTCACCGAGCGGCAGAAACGTGCGCTGCTCGACCTCTACGCCTCGCTCGTCGCCGCCCGGGTCCCCACCGGGCCCGACGACCTCGGGCCCACCGACCAGCCGGAGCAGACCGGCGACACCACGAGCCCCACCACGACCACCGGTCCCACCACGAACCGTCCCAGGAGGACACGATGA
- a CDS encoding DUF2516 family protein, translating into MSFLGPAQGVVLLVLTLAAFAVCVFALVDALRRPAQAFEYAGKRTKQFWGILLGVASALSFVSIGGGGFLFLVVLAVVAAGVYLADVRPAVRSYGGGGAGGRGPYGGW; encoded by the coding sequence GTGAGCTTCCTCGGTCCGGCCCAGGGCGTCGTGCTGCTCGTCCTGACCCTCGCGGCCTTCGCCGTGTGCGTGTTCGCCCTCGTCGACGCGCTCCGGCGCCCCGCCCAGGCCTTCGAGTACGCGGGCAAGCGCACCAAGCAGTTCTGGGGGATCCTCCTCGGCGTCGCGAGCGCGCTGTCGTTCGTCTCGATCGGGGGCGGCGGCTTCCTCTTCCTCGTCGTCCTCGCCGTCGTCGCCGCGGGCGTCTACCTCGCCGACGTCCGCCCGGCCGTCCGCTCCTACGGGGGCGGGGGCGCCGGCGGACGCGGCCCGTACGGCGGCTGGTGA